The Phaeodactylum tricornutum CCAP 1055/1 chromosome 6, whole genome shotgun sequence region AAATAATATTCGAACCAGCCGGGCTCCAAAAGATGACGTTGCATTGCTTCCCCTCCAAAGTTTCGATCTTGTTGAGTTCCGGAACGTACGTAAATTGCTTTGTTTGCCCACCCTTCTTGTTCGTGGATAATACGCTTTCTCGTTTCATCATGTCGTAAAACGAAACGTTTACCTTGGATGCACTCGGATTCTCGGCATGAATCATGGCAAAACGAGAACCTCGCGGTTCAAAGGATAAGGCCATGACGGCGTCTTTGGTATCGAGCATTTCAACTGGCACGCCGGGTTCGTTCAAGCGAAACAGCTCAATATTGTTGTACAGAGTTTTCTTACTCTTAGTATGCCGAGTAACCTTGACAGCTAAGTAATCGCCCTGTTCCTGCCAGACCATGTTGCAGCGTGAAACATTGAAGAGATTCTTTTGACGAAGTTTCTTTCGGCTCGGAATTTCGATAACATCCACGTGTGCCGGAGAATTCTCAGCTTCGGGGGCCTGTGTAGAAGCAAAAGCCGTTAGCGAACATCAATCTAGTTCAAGCAGCGCAGATGATGTTATCACACGTACCCAGTAGACCAAAACGTTGGCTTTAGGACTCCACTGGAATTCACAAATTCCTTCGGCTGCCAGACTCCGTTTGTCGAGCAATCGCATGCCTGGCGTTTCAAAGATGGAAATGAGACCGTCGCCCATTCGAGCAAGATATTGATCGTCGTGGCTCCACAGAAAGGGAGGTGGCGGTATATCGGTTGCTACACCGTCGGGGAAGAGCGGAAAGGTCCGTAGCAACTTGCCCGTCGGAATATGGTAAACTTTAATGGCCCCCGGATCGGTTGGATCATCGTTATTCGTCAAGATGTAATTTTCTTCCGGCGAAAAGACAATGTGCTTGACGCCCGGAGCGACAAATCGTCCCGACTTTTCGTAGTTTTCCCCGCTCCAAAGAATGACACCACGGTCGGGGACAAGTGTTGCTAGGTAAGATCCGCATGGACTCCAGTGACAGTAAAACTCGCACCACTGCACTCCGGCTTCCTTCTCGCGAGCACCATCGTAGTCGAGTATGGGATCGTTCCTACCATCAAACCAGTTGACAACGGTCTCCTTGCCGTGTCGAATAACGAAAGAGTCACGTTGGTTAGGATCTTCGAGCCAGGACATGGCGTTGGGTTTTTCTTGAAAAGGAGTAGGTTGCGGTTCCTGGAACTCTTTCacgtccaaatctttcaaTTGTTCCGCGCGAGCGTACAACGTGACGGACAAGGAATGATTTTTGTCAAACTTGTAACCCTGCAAGACTTCCACTGCgtttttggcttcttccttggtAGTATACTCAGCGAAGCAAAACCCCATGGTAGTGTCGTTGTCTTTGTCGTGCGGCATCAAAACGCCGGTGAAGCCCGTCTCCGGATTTTCTACCAGCGTGCCAATGCGGGATACGAGCTTCATGACGACTTTGGTCAGTTTATCCATCTTGGACTCTCCG contains the following coding sequences:
- a CDS encoding predicted protein, which codes for MATEQSREDELAAEAEELDGYFSDTPLDPQPDYPQLRESFESAVIITNLPKVGESKMDKLTKVVMKLVSRIGTLVENPETGFTGVLMPHDKDNDTTMGFCFAEYTTKEEAKNAVEVLQGYKFDKNHSLSVTLYARAEQLKDLDVKEFQEPQPTPFQEKPNAMSWLEDPNQRDSFVIRHGKETVVNWFDGRNDPILDYDGAREKEAGVQWCEFYCHWSPCGSYLATLVPDRGVILWSGENYEKSGRFVAPGVKHIVFSPEENYILTNNDDPTDPGAIKVYHIPTGKLLRTFPLFPDGVATDIPPPPFLWSHDDQYLARMGDGLISIFETPGMRLLDKRSLAAEGICEFQWSPKANVLVYWAPEAENSPAHVDVIEIPSRKKLRQKNLFNVSRCNMVWQEQGDYLAVKVTRHTKSKKTLYNNIELFRLNEPGVPVEMLDTKDAVMALSFEPRGSRFAMIHAENPSASKVNVSFYDMMKRESQFTYVPELNKIETLEGKQCNVIFWSPAGSNIILASLGDTASGTLEFYDVDSKSLVVKEHYRSNQVIWDPDGRSVATVVSQPIEGGHFKFAMDNGYIIWSFQGKQLYQQSFETFYQFLWRPRERLLSKPEIRKVKKNLKKYEEQFDKADRERQRALYLEETKGKRSERAKIRELLARNRAIRRKQRAEYIALLGGYDSEDDSHYVIRDLTIETVLSTKEEVVT